In a genomic window of Mucilaginibacter sp. KACC 22063:
- a CDS encoding glycosyltransferase family 2 protein, whose amino-acid sequence MSTPLITVLMPAYNAGSFMAEAISSILEQTFTDFELLIVNDGSTDDTEAIIKSFTDPRIVLINQSNGGVAAALNTGLKNARAAYIARFDADDICNPHRLAIQYHFMESHPEYGVIGSCTDYIDKQGNYVFTHEPAAFEDAEIRKVILKECLFIHSSVFYRKALVTDLGGYDENAHTFEDHLLWLKVIKHCKVCNLQENLITVRLSPESVTIDERWHHPRFTEIKQKALKQGQITADEAKELLEVLKAEREQQINLEAYYGLLAKKFLWNNHDPEKARENLQKLMALNRFSLQCYLLFLVSLFPGSWIHKIYHVVKG is encoded by the coding sequence ATGAGTACGCCATTAATTACCGTTTTAATGCCTGCTTACAACGCCGGTAGTTTCATGGCCGAGGCTATTTCATCAATACTGGAGCAAACATTTACAGATTTTGAATTACTGATAGTTAATGATGGCTCAACGGATGATACAGAGGCTATCATTAAGTCGTTTACAGATCCGCGCATTGTACTTATCAATCAATCAAACGGGGGTGTTGCGGCAGCCTTAAACACGGGCTTAAAAAATGCCAGGGCCGCTTATATTGCACGTTTTGATGCCGATGATATTTGCAACCCTCATAGGCTGGCTATACAGTATCATTTCATGGAATCGCACCCTGAATATGGGGTAATTGGTTCGTGCACAGATTATATTGATAAGCAGGGAAATTATGTTTTTACGCATGAGCCAGCAGCTTTTGAAGATGCCGAGATCAGGAAGGTGATTTTAAAAGAATGCCTTTTCATTCATTCCAGTGTGTTTTACCGCAAGGCTTTGGTCACAGATTTAGGCGGCTATGATGAAAATGCTCACACGTTTGAAGATCATTTGCTTTGGTTAAAAGTAATTAAGCATTGCAAGGTATGTAATCTGCAAGAAAACCTGATCACGGTAAGGCTAAGCCCCGAATCGGTTACCATTGATGAACGCTGGCATCACCCGCGATTTACAGAGATTAAGCAGAAAGCATTAAAGCAGGGACAAATCACAGCAGACGAAGCTAAGGAGCTTTTAGAAGTGCTAAAAGCTGAACGCGAGCAGCAGATAAATCTTGAAGCCTATTATGGTCTACTGGCTAAAAAGTTTTTGTGGAACAATCACGATCCTGAAAAAGCGCGCGAAAATTTGCAAAAGCTAATGGCGCTAAACCGTTTCAGTCTGCAATGCTATTTGCTTTTCCTGGTCTCGCTTTTTCCCGGTAGCTGGATTCATAAAATTTATCATGTAGTAAAAGGATGA
- a CDS encoding sensor histidine kinase — protein MAGILTDFRGLINKVRKIWRFIIDDSSLQVRIFHAYCCLSFLAILFIIPLKFYLELYTTVILASILEVTIVLGYYLSRFCRRADIGIPFTAIAVNVLFALNYFYNGGIASSEILLMSFSFFAIITVTPKAEHWAWTVISIIIFLVPIGLEYFQPYVIQDRYRSRNIYFLDTIATYIILIALMRVVIPYILRNYDFARNYAEQKAAALDTLNHEKSKLISIIAHDIRAPLSNIQNYLELIAEDDIDREEMMMVKSKLLQSTASTIDILNNLLNWSRSQMETREHVFERVDLNKIMLEEHQLYYNIASNKNITLDYIIASSVYINGNKEMIKLIIRNLVNNAIKFTSPGGSILVIADTNESNCIIEVRDTGTGSPVYLDDRIFDFSVKATYGTNNEKGVGMGLVLCKEYAEAQKGKIWYATDKISGTSFYLQLPLYSEN, from the coding sequence ATGGCAGGAATACTAACTGATTTTAGGGGTTTGATCAACAAGGTGCGAAAAATCTGGCGTTTTATAATAGACGACAGTTCACTTCAGGTAAGGATATTTCATGCTTATTGCTGCTTGTCATTTTTAGCTATATTATTTATTATTCCATTAAAATTTTATTTAGAATTATATACTACAGTAATACTCGCTTCTATACTGGAAGTAACTATAGTACTTGGTTATTATCTGTCACGTTTTTGCCGGCGTGCTGATATTGGTATACCATTTACAGCTATAGCTGTAAATGTTTTGTTCGCATTAAATTACTTTTATAATGGTGGTATAGCCAGCAGTGAGATTCTGCTGATGTCGTTTTCTTTTTTCGCAATTATTACAGTAACGCCGAAAGCCGAACATTGGGCATGGACGGTTATCAGCATTATTATTTTTCTCGTGCCGATAGGCCTCGAGTATTTTCAGCCATATGTTATACAAGATCGTTACCGGTCCAGAAATATATATTTTCTGGATACCATTGCTACTTATATAATATTGATTGCGCTAATGCGGGTGGTTATACCCTATATCTTACGCAATTATGATTTTGCCCGCAATTATGCAGAGCAAAAAGCAGCAGCCTTGGATACGCTTAATCATGAAAAAAGTAAGCTGATTTCTATTATTGCGCATGACATACGTGCGCCTTTGTCTAATATTCAAAACTATCTTGAATTAATTGCAGAAGATGATATTGACAGGGAAGAGATGATGATGGTAAAAAGCAAATTACTGCAATCAACCGCCAGTACAATTGATATACTGAATAATCTTCTTAACTGGTCGAGGTCACAGATGGAAACCCGCGAGCATGTATTTGAACGGGTTGACCTCAACAAGATTATGTTGGAAGAACACCAGTTATATTATAATATCGCATCCAACAAGAATATAACGCTCGATTACATCATCGCATCATCGGTTTATATAAACGGTAATAAAGAAATGATAAAGCTTATTATCCGTAACCTGGTAAACAATGCCATCAAGTTTACGTCACCGGGCGGAAGTATCCTGGTAATTGCCGATACTAATGAAAGTAATTGTATAATAGAGGTACGCGATACCGGTACCGGAAGCCCGGTATATCTGGACGATAGAATTTTCGATTTTAGCGTAAAAGCAACTTATGGCACCAATAACGAGAAAGGTGTAGGCATGGGGCTGGTTCTGTGTAAAGAATATGCCGAAGCCCAAAAAGGGAAAATATGGTATGCCACCGATAAAATAAGTGGCACCAGTTTTTACCTGCAATTACCGCTTTATTCAGAGAACTAA
- a CDS encoding oligosaccharide flippase family protein, with protein MMAGFSRNFKSISANTVQFVINQVLGLLIFYVLSTNLTKNDFGRLNWALAVILTAFSILSCGIDQLAVKRIAEDDDTPNIMNLYIWHVLITGALFYLTIIGSYFLFSGSKIIIALLLGLGLGKMLNYFSTPLKQLANAKERFALLAKMSAVANVVKGLGLFIALLLHAITLKFIVAIFVIGDVCELLATVILYIKYLKVNIKVRWNRQQYVNLLKQALPQIGVILFSSALARFDWIFIGLYLPAPKLAEYSFAYKAFEISTMPLLVIAPLLVPKFVNILKTHTQVPAKIFEWLQAELIIAFGAAIVLNLCWSPLVDAITSHKYGAVNKQVVFLLSMCGPVLYVNNFLWSINFAHGRMKFILKVFAITFFINLVGDVWLIQVWGNVGAAAAFLIATIVQGIMYCTSIKEVASKISLSFIVSLVCALISMMAASYIFNNVVASTAFGMAIYLILLFITRTLNKEKLSMLKSFTTV; from the coding sequence ATGATGGCTGGCTTCTCGCGCAATTTTAAAAGTATATCAGCTAATACTGTACAGTTTGTTATCAACCAGGTTTTGGGGTTGCTGATATTCTATGTATTGTCTACCAACCTCACAAAAAATGATTTTGGCCGGCTTAACTGGGCTTTGGCAGTGATACTTACCGCCTTTAGTATTTTGTCCTGCGGAATAGATCAGTTAGCAGTGAAAAGAATTGCTGAAGATGATGATACACCCAATATCATGAACCTCTACATCTGGCATGTATTAATCACAGGCGCTCTTTTCTATCTCACTATTATAGGATCATACTTTTTATTTTCAGGCAGTAAAATAATAATTGCCCTATTACTTGGCCTTGGATTAGGTAAAATGCTCAATTACTTTAGCACGCCTCTTAAACAATTGGCCAATGCAAAAGAAAGATTTGCTTTACTGGCCAAAATGTCGGCAGTGGCAAATGTGGTTAAAGGGTTAGGTTTATTTATAGCATTACTGCTCCATGCCATAACGCTTAAATTTATAGTTGCCATTTTTGTAATTGGCGATGTATGCGAATTACTGGCGACTGTAATCCTTTACATCAAATATCTAAAAGTAAATATTAAGGTAAGATGGAACCGGCAGCAGTATGTTAATCTGCTCAAACAGGCTTTACCGCAAATAGGGGTAATCTTGTTTTCATCTGCTTTGGCCAGGTTCGATTGGATATTTATCGGATTGTATTTGCCAGCGCCGAAACTGGCCGAATATAGCTTTGCTTATAAGGCTTTTGAAATTTCTACCATGCCTTTGCTGGTGATTGCCCCGCTGTTGGTACCTAAATTTGTAAATATCTTAAAAACGCATACGCAAGTACCGGCAAAAATATTTGAATGGCTGCAAGCCGAATTAATTATTGCTTTTGGAGCAGCTATTGTGCTTAACCTGTGCTGGTCGCCATTGGTTGACGCTATAACCAGCCATAAATATGGTGCAGTTAATAAACAGGTTGTCTTCTTACTCTCCATGTGCGGGCCTGTGTTATACGTCAATAATTTTTTATGGAGTATCAATTTTGCACACGGCAGGATGAAATTCATCTTAAAAGTATTTGCCATAACCTTTTTTATAAATCTTGTTGGCGATGTATGGCTCATCCAGGTTTGGGGTAATGTTGGTGCCGCAGCTGCATTCTTAATTGCAACAATTGTACAAGGCATTATGTATTGTACAAGTATTAAGGAGGTTGCAAGCAAGATAAGTTTAAGTTTTATTGTGAGCCTTGTTTGTGCTTTGATCAGTATGATGGCGGCCAGCTATATATTCAATAATGTTGTTGCCTCAACTGCTTTTGGAATGGCTATTTACCTGATTTTACTTTTTATAACACGCACGTTGAATAAAGAAAAGCTGAGCATGCTTAAGTCTTTTACAACTGTTTAA
- a CDS encoding response regulator — translation MKDIGLIEDDEVIRSAYGKYFNLTQSFNVVFAVSDIKDALMIKHIRPHIILLDVSLGSGSGIDGIKSLSQHFKGSRIVILSNLQDARLTKQAIENGAAGYLLKSSSMAYIAESLLKLDEGGMPFSPATISHVVSTNDHNNWVDSIPELTKREIELVKLLSEGWANKTAADKLNVTYFTVNQHLKNIYKKLGINSKSELISWYLNKKHK, via the coding sequence ATGAAGGATATTGGTTTAATTGAGGATGATGAGGTTATTAGAAGTGCTTATGGAAAGTACTTCAATCTTACTCAATCATTTAATGTTGTATTTGCTGTTAGTGACATCAAGGATGCATTAATGATAAAACACATCCGTCCGCATATTATCTTGCTTGATGTAAGCCTGGGTTCGGGTTCGGGTATAGACGGTATTAAATCACTTTCACAACATTTTAAAGGGAGCAGGATCGTTATTCTTTCTAATCTTCAGGATGCCCGCTTAACTAAACAGGCCATTGAAAACGGGGCAGCCGGTTATCTGCTAAAATCAAGCAGTATGGCCTATATAGCAGAATCATTGCTAAAACTGGATGAAGGCGGTATGCCGTTCTCTCCGGCTACAATAAGCCATGTTGTAAGTACAAATGACCATAATAACTGGGTTGATAGTATCCCCGAGCTTACCAAGCGCGAGATAGAACTGGTAAAGTTACTTAGCGAGGGATGGGCAAATAAAACAGCTGCAGACAAACTTAATGTTACTTATTTTACTGTTAATCAACACCTTAAAAATATCTATAAAAAATTGGGTATTAATTCCAAGTCTGAACTGATCTCCTGGTATCTCAATAAAAAGCACAAGTAA
- a CDS encoding FAD-dependent oxidoreductase — MKLPIIFLIDDDYAVLRAINRDLRAHYQKDYKILSTASVDEALQALLDLKNKGEEVAIFIADQRMPQMEGVDFLCKAMEYFPNAKRVLLTAYSDTYAAIKAINEVKLDYYLTKPWDPPAEKLYPVLDDLLEEWQASYKPDFTGIKVLGYQFSPQSHEIKAFLSAYLVPYQWLDIHTDEGASLAKINNLLSKDLPAVIFPDGTVVCSPQMIDIAQKIGLTYQAKNEVYDVAIIGAGPAGLAAAVYGASEGLKTLLIERKSPGGQAGTSSRIENYLGFPTGLSGADLTRRALTQATRFGTEFLTPQSVKEISFKEGYKLITLDDDSTITTRAIVITTGVDYRKLETPGLSQFTGAGVYYGAATTEAASCQDKTVYIVGGGNSAGQAAMYLSKFAKRVIILIRRTDLTATMSSYLIEQIGKVSNIELQGCCEVVEAIGKEKLESLVIENIDTKERETVTADALYIFIGAKPYTEWLCDVILKDQKGFVETGRELNRYDQFKKVWKYKRDPYLLETSCPGIFAAGDVRAGAMNRVASAVGEGSMAISFVHKYLAEV; from the coding sequence ATGAAATTACCTATCATATTTCTAATTGACGACGACTACGCTGTATTAAGAGCCATTAACCGCGATTTAAGGGCTCATTATCAAAAAGATTATAAAATTTTAAGTACGGCTTCTGTTGATGAAGCTTTACAGGCACTGCTTGATTTGAAAAACAAAGGAGAGGAAGTGGCCATATTTATTGCAGATCAGCGTATGCCCCAAATGGAGGGTGTTGACTTTTTATGCAAGGCTATGGAGTATTTCCCTAATGCCAAACGCGTACTTTTAACGGCATACTCTGATACCTATGCTGCCATAAAGGCTATCAATGAGGTAAAGCTTGATTATTATTTAACCAAACCCTGGGACCCGCCTGCTGAAAAGTTATATCCCGTTCTTGATGATTTGCTTGAGGAGTGGCAGGCAAGTTACAAGCCTGATTTTACAGGTATCAAAGTACTTGGCTACCAGTTTTCGCCGCAATCACATGAGATAAAAGCATTTCTTTCGGCCTATCTGGTCCCTTATCAGTGGCTTGATATTCATACCGATGAAGGTGCCAGCCTTGCCAAGATCAACAATTTACTAAGCAAAGATCTTCCTGCCGTTATATTTCCCGACGGTACGGTGGTGTGTTCGCCGCAAATGATTGATATTGCACAAAAAATAGGGCTGACCTATCAGGCTAAAAATGAAGTATATGACGTAGCTATTATAGGAGCAGGGCCTGCAGGGCTGGCTGCGGCGGTGTACGGAGCATCAGAAGGGTTAAAGACTTTGTTGATAGAACGTAAGTCGCCGGGCGGACAGGCTGGTACAAGTTCGAGAATAGAAAATTATCTGGGTTTCCCCACAGGCCTTAGCGGTGCCGACCTTACCAGGCGCGCGCTTACGCAAGCCACTCGTTTCGGAACAGAGTTTTTGACACCGCAATCTGTAAAGGAGATCAGTTTTAAAGAGGGTTATAAATTGATCACACTGGACGATGACTCGACCATTACTACCAGAGCGATAGTTATTACAACAGGGGTTGATTACCGTAAGCTTGAAACTCCCGGCCTTAGTCAATTTACTGGTGCCGGGGTTTATTATGGAGCTGCCACTACCGAGGCTGCATCTTGCCAGGATAAAACTGTTTACATAGTAGGTGGTGGTAATTCGGCAGGGCAGGCGGCCATGTATTTGTCTAAATTTGCTAAACGGGTAATTATCCTGATACGCCGTACAGATCTTACTGCTACCATGTCATCCTACCTGATAGAGCAGATTGGTAAAGTAAGTAACATAGAATTGCAGGGCTGCTGCGAAGTAGTTGAAGCTATAGGGAAAGAAAAGTTAGAAAGCCTTGTAATTGAAAATATCGATACGAAAGAGCGTGAAACAGTTACTGCAGATGCCTTATACATTTTTATTGGTGCTAAACCTTATACCGAGTGGCTTTGTGATGTGATATTAAAAGATCAAAAAGGTTTTGTGGAAACAGGGCGCGAATTAAACCGCTATGATCAGTTTAAGAAGGTATGGAAGTACAAGCGTGACCCTTATCTGCTTGAAACCAGTTGCCCGGGAATATTTGCAGCAGGCGACGTTCGCGCCGGAGCTATGAACCGTGTAGCATCGGCCGTTGGCGAAGGTTCAATGGCAATCAGCTTTGTGCATAAATATTTGGCAGAAGTTTAA
- a CDS encoding BamA/TamA family outer membrane protein has product MLKTLKVLVCLALSSQFVSAQQNKLNLPDSVTVAVHPVYNNVSKTHRWLFGENYRKEWAVPVKMPVFHISKIYGGLEPVKEGGGMQSKSLRLRAKDGKEYVLRSVEKTPDKLLPPTLRNTFAVDWLGDALSSQHPYSALVVPPLADAASVPHSNPVIGVVAEDPALGEYNKTFKGLVCLFEEREPIGESDNTEKMERELIEDNDHRFDKEGFLRARMLDLLMGDWDRHEDQWRWAVNKKGKGKKYTAVPRDRDQVFHVEQGVLPELAALTWLNPTLDNFDGKIPRVRYSLYKTRFIRPYYDAQFTYDEWMKVVNDFVKAENDQVLEASLKRLPVEAYHIRHDVLLKKLKERRDNIPQAMLDYYKFMFNIVDLRTSDKSEVVTVDEAPKGGLRITVQKSDNGIGADTVFSMPYDPLYTKEIRLYTSNGNDHVILKSTASPIKLRVIGDEGQKTYDVAQGGQKVQIYNHKDSVAFNGDRDRLVKHLSRDTANTKYVPTNLYSVWMPLATASINADDGFLLGVGFRYTHQNGFRTVPYNSMQQLMVTHSFATDAFRVKYNAEWIDVFGKTDIILQADLRAPNNKMNFFGRGNETILIKEDNYRRYHRTRFDNYQLDPALRWTTGENATLSFGPSFQYYHLNLDDNAGRFITNFNQLHTYDSLTLNKDKAHLGFLMNYTTNQRNNNILPSKGYFFNVVFQGYEGLNSYSKAYMIIRPEFTYYQKITSDGNVVVSDRIGGGVTIGKSAFYQSLFLGGQGNLLGYLQYRFAGQHMVFNNFQARAKLANIVSYILPGQLGVTGIYDVGRVWINNDNSNKWHSGVGGGLYFSPAGLTILQILAAHSEEGWYPYFSFNFRI; this is encoded by the coding sequence ATGCTAAAAACTTTAAAGGTATTAGTTTGCCTTGCTTTATCATCCCAATTTGTTTCGGCCCAACAAAACAAATTAAATCTTCCAGACAGCGTTACCGTTGCAGTGCATCCTGTATATAACAATGTAAGTAAAACACATCGCTGGCTTTTTGGCGAAAACTACCGTAAAGAATGGGCTGTACCTGTAAAAATGCCCGTATTTCATATATCAAAAATATATGGCGGCCTTGAACCTGTAAAGGAAGGTGGTGGTATGCAATCAAAATCTTTAAGGCTGAGAGCAAAAGATGGTAAAGAATACGTATTACGCAGTGTTGAAAAAACACCAGATAAGCTACTCCCTCCTACTTTACGAAACACTTTTGCAGTTGATTGGCTCGGCGATGCGCTAAGCAGCCAGCACCCGTATTCGGCACTTGTTGTACCACCATTGGCAGATGCAGCAAGTGTGCCGCATAGTAACCCGGTAATTGGCGTTGTTGCAGAAGACCCTGCTTTGGGCGAATACAATAAAACCTTTAAAGGCCTGGTATGCCTTTTTGAAGAACGCGAACCTATCGGTGAATCAGATAACACTGAGAAAATGGAGCGCGAGTTGATTGAGGACAATGACCACCGCTTTGATAAAGAAGGCTTTCTGCGCGCCCGCATGCTTGATCTGCTGATGGGTGACTGGGACAGGCACGAAGATCAGTGGCGCTGGGCAGTAAACAAAAAAGGAAAAGGTAAAAAATATACTGCGGTACCGCGCGACAGGGATCAGGTATTCCACGTAGAGCAAGGTGTTTTACCAGAACTTGCAGCACTCACCTGGCTTAACCCCACTTTAGATAATTTTGACGGCAAAATTCCGCGTGTAAGGTATTCGTTGTATAAAACCCGCTTTATAAGACCATATTATGATGCGCAGTTTACTTATGACGAGTGGATGAAGGTAGTAAACGACTTTGTTAAAGCAGAAAATGACCAGGTATTGGAAGCTTCATTAAAAAGACTACCTGTAGAAGCTTATCATATACGACATGATGTATTGTTGAAAAAACTGAAGGAGCGCCGGGATAATATTCCGCAGGCCATGTTAGATTATTACAAGTTCATGTTTAATATAGTTGATCTGCGCACGTCTGATAAAAGCGAAGTAGTTACTGTTGACGAAGCCCCGAAAGGCGGCTTGCGCATTACAGTGCAGAAATCAGACAATGGTATTGGTGCAGATACTGTATTTTCTATGCCTTATGATCCTCTGTATACAAAAGAGATCAGACTTTATACCTCAAACGGAAACGACCATGTAATTTTGAAAAGTACAGCTTCCCCTATTAAGTTAAGGGTGATAGGCGATGAAGGTCAAAAAACTTATGATGTAGCACAAGGCGGGCAAAAAGTACAAATTTATAACCATAAAGACAGTGTAGCATTTAACGGCGACCGTGACAGATTGGTTAAACACCTTAGCAGGGATACAGCTAATACCAAGTATGTACCTACTAATCTTTACAGCGTATGGATGCCACTGGCCACAGCATCTATCAATGCCGATGATGGTTTTCTGTTAGGGGTAGGTTTCCGTTATACGCATCAAAACGGCTTCCGTACGGTGCCTTATAATAGTATGCAGCAATTAATGGTTACCCACTCTTTTGCTACAGATGCATTCAGGGTTAAATACAACGCCGAATGGATTGATGTATTTGGCAAAACCGATATTATATTACAAGCCGATTTAAGGGCCCCGAATAATAAAATGAACTTTTTTGGCCGCGGTAATGAGACTATTTTAATTAAGGAAGATAATTATCGCAGGTATCACCGTACCAGGTTTGATAACTACCAGCTTGACCCAGCATTAAGGTGGACAACAGGTGAAAATGCAACATTAAGCTTCGGCCCGTCTTTTCAGTATTACCACTTAAATCTTGATGATAACGCAGGCCGGTTTATCACAAACTTCAACCAGTTGCATACCTATGATAGCCTTACTTTAAATAAGGACAAAGCGCATCTGGGTTTCCTGATGAACTATACAACCAACCAGCGAAACAATAATATACTACCCAGCAAGGGATATTTCTTCAATGTTGTATTTCAGGGTTACGAAGGACTAAACAGCTATTCAAAGGCTTATATGATCATCCGTCCGGAGTTTACTTACTATCAAAAAATAACATCTGATGGTAATGTTGTGGTTTCAGATCGAATTGGCGGCGGCGTTACCATAGGTAAAAGCGCCTTTTATCAATCATTGTTCCTGGGTGGACAGGGTAACTTATTAGGCTATTTACAATACCGTTTTGCAGGCCAGCACATGGTATTCAACAATTTTCAGGCAAGGGCAAAACTGGCTAACATAGTGAGTTATATTTTACCGGGACAACTGGGCGTAACCGGTATATATGATGTTGGCCGTGTTTGGATAAATAACGACAACTCTAATAAATGGCATAGTGGCGTTGGAGGCGGCTTATATTTTTCGCCAGCAGGCTTAACCATCTTACAAATACTTGCAGCCCACTCTGAAGAAGGATGGTACCCTTACTTCTCCTTCAACTTCAGGATATAA
- a CDS encoding glycosyltransferase family 4 protein, protein MMGRPVKIFVDAHAFDNEYQGTQTFIRGLYTEILNRYPEVEVCFGTSSPERVAAVFPTVKEENILPYKKHKYAITRFIDDIPRYLKTHKFDYAHFQYLSPLRQKNCKHIVTLHDVLFNDYPEDFSFLYRKSRNLLFGNSIKNATLRTTVSQYSKERISSHYKVATDSIGVLPNAVNSEFDTGLTHTEATQFIVDKYSLSNYLLYVSRVEPRKNHSMLLNTWLQLALYKQGIPLVFIGKESVKVPELTKLISTLTQEQRQYFHWYQGVDNHDLKAFYKACRLFVYPSKAEGFGIPPLEAALSRVPVLCSSATAMSDFGFFAPHTFDPQNQEDFTSKLMSIIANPPHKDFLLKTAQLVKQKYSWKATATEFYNLLQQHG, encoded by the coding sequence ATGATGGGCAGGCCTGTTAAAATATTTGTAGATGCACATGCTTTTGATAACGAGTATCAAGGCACACAAACCTTTATAAGGGGTTTGTATACAGAAATTTTAAATAGGTACCCTGAAGTAGAAGTTTGCTTTGGTACATCATCTCCCGAACGGGTTGCAGCGGTATTTCCAACTGTAAAAGAAGAGAATATTTTGCCCTACAAAAAGCATAAATATGCAATAACAAGGTTTATAGATGATATTCCCAGGTACCTTAAAACGCATAAGTTTGATTATGCGCATTTTCAGTACCTGTCGCCTTTAAGGCAAAAAAACTGTAAGCATATTGTGACCCTTCACGATGTGTTATTTAATGATTATCCCGAAGACTTCTCATTTCTATATCGCAAAAGCAGAAACTTATTATTTGGCAACAGCATTAAAAATGCCACTTTAAGAACTACGGTTTCGCAATATTCAAAAGAACGGATCAGCAGTCATTATAAAGTGGCAACGGATAGCATAGGTGTGTTACCCAATGCGGTGAATAGTGAATTTGATACGGGTTTAACACATACAGAGGCCACTCAATTTATTGTGGACAAATACAGCTTAAGCAATTATCTCTTATATGTAAGCAGGGTAGAGCCACGCAAAAACCATTCGATGCTTTTAAACACCTGGCTGCAATTAGCGCTATACAAACAAGGGATTCCACTGGTGTTTATCGGCAAGGAATCTGTTAAGGTGCCGGAATTAACGAAGCTTATTTCGACATTAACGCAAGAACAGAGACAATACTTTCACTGGTATCAGGGTGTAGACAATCATGACCTGAAAGCTTTCTATAAGGCTTGTAGGCTATTCGTTTATCCCTCAAAAGCAGAAGGGTTTGGTATACCGCCGTTGGAAGCTGCGTTGTCTAGGGTGCCCGTCTTATGTTCATCCGCCACGGCCATGAGCGATTTTGGCTTTTTTGCGCCACACACCTTTGATCCGCAAAACCAGGAAGATTTTACTTCAAAACTGATGTCAATTATTGCCAATCCACCTCACAAGGATTTTCTGCTAAAAACCGCACAGCTGGTTAAGCAAAAATATAGCTGGAAGGCTACGGCAACGGAGTTTTACAATTTACTGCAACAACATGGATAA